The Astatotilapia calliptera chromosome 22, fAstCal1.2, whole genome shotgun sequence region gcacaatcggtggctgactacatccagaaatgcatatactattatatattgcacatatatttattagtttcagatgtagccattcttgtatcttgcttgtttacattattgtattttgcacaactctgttgcttgtgaagctcgcacacaagaatttcactcacatgtgctgtaccaatgtacctgcacatgtgatgtgacaataaaagtgatttgatttgatttgattttgatttgactaaatacttttttgccacactgtagcttcagtttcctgttcttgtcTGGCAGGAGTGgaacctggtgtggtcttctgctgctgtagcccctCTGCCTCAAGATTCAACATGTGTATTCAGTGACGCTCTTCTGTATAACTTTGTTGTAGTGATTAATTTGAGCTGCATCCTTCCTGTAAGCTTGAATCAGTCTGGccattttcttcattattacCTCATTATTCAAAGCAGATGAGGCGTTtccacccagagaactgccactcaatggaatttttttttttttaaccattttttgTTAACTCTAGAGACGGCTGTGTGGGAAGACtaccgcccccccccccaaattcaCTTTAAACTTCAGCAGATCCTCTTGACGATTAGGTGTTTGCGTTAACAAGCCATACACATAATGATAATGATTTCAAAGCTCAAATCACAGGCTgtaatttaatttgaaatgataTTCTGGCACATGTGTACCACCAATGGATTGGAAGGTGGACCCCTGCAAATAGCACAAAGTCACAAAGAAACCAGCTGAACGAGGATAAAAGCTCAAAACTGTTTCATAAAAAAGAACCTTTAATGAGCAGAGTTCAGTCTACAGATTTCTCAACTCTGACATCAGAGCACAAACAGTTTACAAAGAGTGGATGAGCTGCACTGTTGAACAAATACACATCAACTGTGTCTACCTGTTTGCGAATCCTTCAGTGTTGAAATGAAACTACTGAAGCGTTGCAGAGTTTAATTGTGAGCAGCTGTTCCAGATGCTTGGTTTAGATTGAAAGACGAGTGATGTATTCACACCTGCACGTGCTGTTTTCAGATTAGTTCAGCTGTGACTGGATGATGGAGGACCAGTGGGAGCTGGTGCTATCCCATCAGGTTGTGAGGGTGGGTCTGAGATAGTGACAGAAGAACTTTGTGTCAGTACACTccgaaataatataaaataataaatctaggACAACAGCGGAAAACACTCACACATGCCATTTGGAGCTCCAGGGTGTCGAGGAGCCATCGTTTGGGCATTTCCTCCTGCAGGCATCATTCGGTTAGGAATGGACTGGCCTAGGGAGGAAAAGGGATTAAAATTCAATGGCAGACTAATAGACAGGACTGAACCAATTTCTGTGGCAGTGGATGCATCTTACAATGTGATCATGTTATGGGTTTTATATTAAGAATTGAAGGGTTAACCATATTTATAGACTGATAGGATGCTTTCAGTGTCCATGTTCAGACCTGAATGCTGCATTGTGTAACCCGGCTGCCCCTGCTGCTCCCTCTGCTGGCGAACCTTCATCTCCACCTGCTTCAGCTGCTCAGTGTGGAAAGTCTGTCTTTCCGTCAGCAGCTGTTGCCGCTGCTGCTCTAACTGCATGGGACACGCATATGCACAGGTGTTAAATACTGTTTTTGGTTTCTATGTGGACACAAACCTTTCAGAGATCTACTGGAGTGTGGAATTATAGCTCACAAATGAGCAACAAGACATGGAGTAGTTAAGTAAAGTTTCCCTGTATAATAGAAGACATCGTTATCACTCACAGCCTCTTTCTCGCGGTCCATGATGGTTTCAAGTTCTTCGAAGTGTCTCAACTTGATCTCCAGCTTCTTCATCTGGGTCTCCACCAGCAGAGCAACCAGCGACTTGATCTTTCTCTCTTCTACTGCTGCCAAATGCTTCAAATACAGAGTAAAAAAAGCCAGTGATAGAAGACAACAGTAGTTGGTATAGTGGTTGTAATAGCTAAGAATGTAGCACAGGTAAAACAACCACAGGAAGCGGAGACAAACACTGGGAAGTATACAGTATATTCTTCATATATCCCCAATCAATTATATGCAAAGTGGGAGAGTTTCCTTCAAGTAACCTTCAAGATATTTTACATCTGTTTTGGTTGCTAGGAAACCTGTGGaataaatggagaaaaaaaaaaccccaaaccctCCACTTAAGCATTTCTTTAGTTTATATATGCGCGATTGGTTGGATTTTAAGCCAGTGGGTGGGCTTTACCTTGGCCTTCGTGGCAGCCGAggacagagctgctgctgctgccgtggCAACGCTGCCCTCCACCAGCTCCagctccatcactctcctcccGTCGTCCCCATCCCCCTCCCGCCGGCCTGCGTTCTCGTCGCCATCTCCCCTTACTGAAGCGCACACGAGAAAATTTCGTTATTAGAGCCGCTGATGCGTATATGCATACATACGATGCAAATTCACTGTAGCGCACATATTGATGTACCATCTCTCTCCTCAGCAAGtatattttcagcattttctctTTTGACTCCCTCCACTTTTGGCAAGCTGGGTTCCACCTGGAGCCCGTCAGTCCTGACAGTAACCTGAAATGCAAACACACGCTCAAGTTAAGCAGCATACTCCACCAGCACACACAATAAACTCTCTGAGCTCCTACTGGTACATTACCTGATGAAGGTTAGAATTTGGCTCCAGTTTTTCTGCATCTACCGCTTCTATAAGATACAAAGCAATGAAATGTTAGATTATGACAGCACAGTGAGAGAGTAATGTGCAATTTTGCCTTTCTATATTTCAGCATTACCATTCTTTTCTGGCTGGTTCAACATTTCAGAGGCTTTTTCCGTCGATTCCTCCTGCACTTTAGAAAACTCCTCTGAAAGCAGAAAGCAACAGTCACAACACACATTTCCCCTGTTTTGCAAACATTGTGTATACGATATACTATCTCAGAGGTACTTAAAAACTTAGATTACACAGAAATGAACCTTCTTCCCTCTGTAGTCTTACCCAATGCTGCCTTAGCTGCGGCTGATGCCACACGAGGATCCACCACAGATGCCAGAAAGGCCACGGTGCTCATAACAGggttctctgattggctgaaaggCACAGGCTGAAATGCCAGTGGACCAAGAGAGGCCGAAGAGTCTTCTAGGTAAGGGTCTTCTATCGGCAGACGGAGGAAGTGGAGGATACATTCGTCCTGCGTTCTGGAGCCCACGTGCTCTGAAACTTTGTTCCAGTCATCTCGGTAAACCTCTAAGGCCTGAGAAACGTAGAGGTGGTAATAGAGAGACCAAGACGAACAAGGCTTAAGGGCTTGGGTAAAAGATCTCATTACATAAAAGAtctcataaataaaaaatgcaaaatgcatgtGACGATAAAGTTACTGGTCTTACCTCTAACAGCAAAAGAGTCTCCTGCTCTGTCCACTCTCTTCCTGCGCTCGCTCCTTTAGTCTGAGACAAGTatcacaaatatgacaataattTAAGAATAAAGCTTGTATGACACGGTTATAAAACACATTCTGGTCTATTCTATGAGACACAGTGGAAGAGTGTCTCTTTTAAGGAATTTTGAGACTTGCTGTTAAACAAACCTCTCAAATTAAGACGTATCTTCAAGATTCATAACACTccgcaaaagtcttgagctacaCTTTAATACTTTGCTAGAAAAAATGGGATGTGGATGCAGcgatttattaaaacatgtaCACATGCATGGAAAAACTGACTTTGTACAATTATGATGAGCTTCGAAGTTTATATtcggtatgaccacctttattctttaacacacCCTgaacagtgtgtgaatgtgagagtgaatgaatagtggaattgtaaagcactttgaatgtctagaaaagcgctatataaatgcaatccattaactctcttaggcagctttcttgcagtttctttaagtagtcttaaagaataattctccaggcttcttgaaggacgtttaaagctcttctttggatgtttgctgCATTTCATTCTGTTCTCTATCAGGCCTCCACTTGTCCGGTTTGCTCAATttctttaaggacacactgcacaccatgctttGAAACGCCAATTCATCAGCTAAAAGCTCTTTCAGAATCACCTTGTTAGTgtaaaaacactattttatgcctgtcaagcTGTGTTATCTTTAGCATTTTTCACAGATTCGactaaagaaatgagaacaaattCTGTATTTTTGCGTCAGGCTGCAAGACACAAAGTGCCTGAAGATACTGGTTGTgtcagacacaacactggttcatcccatgAGTTTGGTGcctttttattattcatatgtCAAGTGGTTTAAGTGCCTTAAAATGCTCTAAAAATAATCAGGTAagaggactggactgaaaattgtTGAAAAAGTATCCACTTTCCAAAGAGAACTTTGGACagaaagtctggagaactatttctcAAGACTTGGCACCATGGAAGcacaacataaagaaatgaaaactggATCAAGACTTGTACTGAGCTGTAGTTGCTCTTTACTGTAAGCACCATtataaactatttttttaactttttgtatTAACAGTGTAAGACCTTAGGGTGTTTCTTGGCATAGATGTCAGTACGCAGACCAAAGTTTTGGCAGTCTGAAGGTTTCTCTCTGCTCTTTTCTGGGAAATACAACATGTGCTGTGAAGCTGACACCTGCGGAAATAAGTAAGAGTTTGTCAGAAGATGTTTCACATGACAAAAACTGCGTTTTAAACTTGTCTGTGCTGAGAGCTTTGCGCAACAGCATCACGACAAACCTGTAGCGGTTTGTGTTGCAGGGGGGCCAGCCCAGATGGCGTGTCAGCGAGTACGTTGAAGTGAGGGGTGGGTGGAGGTCCCATAGGGAGAGGCCTGCTCTCTGCATCCACTTGGTAGTTAATCAAACCCCACTGCTCCAAGAATGCATGAACCCTGGACACAAACATTTGTTTCATATTAATTCTAATCTGCTGTAGCTGGAACAGCCCCCATAGCTCAAACACATGTAAATACATTAACAAACTCAACATGTTTTAGACACAAATACTTATTAACTACAGAATCATTAACGACACATATACCACCTACTGCTCCTTTCCAGCATTAACAGATTTCATTTACTAACACATTCACAGATAAACACCTACACACTAAACCTAATTTAGCAGATGCAGCAGACACACATGACAGCAAACACCCACACGCACAAAGTTATACCTTATGAGGGCACAAACGTCTCCAGTCAGGTTGCGTCTACAGGATGTTGAACTGAGGTATTCCTGGGGGTTCAGCCGGTATGTGTCGATCATGAAGTTACGATATGCCAGGTAGCTGCGAAGGTGTAAAGAAAGCTATACTGAGGCCTTCTCGATCATCTGTAATAGCGGTAAAGTCTAAACATCAGCAGTACTCACATTTCAGGAGTTTTTGACTTGTTCTTCCCATTGAAGAATTCAGGGAGTGCACGTTTCTCTATCGAGTGAATGCTGGACAAGATGCACAGGGAGCTTTTAGGTCTTTTGAATAAAATTAAGAGGTTCAGCATACAGGTAAATGCAAATACATATTCTTACCAGTTGTAATTGAACCATGATGTGTAGCTCGGTATTATTATGTGATGTGTTTGTTCTGTGATGTTTTCCTCTCCCTCTGATAGGCGTGGGATCTCTGCTCTTCCATCCTCATCTTCCTAAATAGAGATGAGCAATACACAGAGAAATATTACTTTTTGcaaatctggaaactaaaccCAAAATTCCTACAATTAGAAAAGTTTTAAGTGAGAGAAATGACATCATATTTACCCGTCCTGGGAAATCATCCTCCTGGTCATCTGAAAAAAAGACAGTGGTTACAaggatgtaaaaaaaacaaaaatcacacataaacatacgaatgacatatttaaaaaaatttattttaatgtttcgaGACTTCTCTGTATGCATTTACGATGGCACAAGCATGCCTACCTAGGTCAGCCATGATCCCTCCTTTCACTGGAGTGTTCTCACTGTCCTTCTTAAGGTTGACTACATAGATCGGATAAGaaaatattaaacacatttaaacactttAGAGGaaatgtatacatttttaatgagttTTGGACACTGTCTTCAAGAGTTTCACCATTCTTGGGTAGTATGACCTCCTCCATGTTAGGCACAGGAATCGGGTCTTCCATGTCTTTGGTCAGGTCCTCTTCTGGCTCCTCGTCCTGTTGTCCACGCCTTCTCCTGTGTGTGAGCACACAAATCAACAGTGATACCTTTTGTGACAACCCAAAAGCACAGCCCCGTATTAAAAGAAACACCTATGTCTTaccctttctttcctttcttcctgccttcagaggagggaggggacgGGGAGCGCCTTCTCTTTTTGGAGGGTGTAGACTTTGGATCCTGTAACAAAAAGTTAaaggcagatggagaaaaactaaaaatggaATAGAgactattttgaaacaaaagagCAGGATTTGCAACTTTGTGTCTGACAGCTGTTTTTCATCTCTAGGAGAATTGTCTGAAATGGGAAAAGAAGCGTGTCTGCTTACAATTCTGAGAACAAAAGAATCACACAACAGGATCACACCTGCTTTTTGCAGTTGATTAAACTGTTAAAACGTAAGCATGCATTAATAACAGGGGAACTCCTTCCTAAGCCTACAGACCAGTGCCATTTTTTACTACTTCACACAAACCTGGTCGTCTTGGAGGTGAATACGCTGCCGGAGGATGACTGGCACATTCCTTTCGTCCACACAGTAGTCTTCCTCATTCATCCATTCGTTGAAAACATCCGTGTCCAGAATCCAACCAGCATGGACCTGGagaacacgcacgcacacacacacacccacacaaattGAATATTAATGAGTGATGCATACTTCGGTATCTCATCAAGTGTAAGAAAGGAATACAGAGCATGCTAAATGAATAGGATTCAGTCAGCTGTAAAATTTCTGTAAATTTTTTAGACATTATATAAAATCATCTATTATTTATAGTACGCGTGGTTCCTTAATGTCCCCGCTGACAATCACATTCTGTCTgacaaagaaaactgaagacAAACATCACTCAGTAACTGCAGCAGTAACTAACTCCTGACAGCGTGATGTATGTGGTGCCACACTAACCCTCCAGGGACTTTCTGGATGTGGCAgctcttcaacctctccctcaACATCACTCGATGACAGCCAACTATCATAACTGTAAGAGACAAGAGACGTTGTCACTTCATGCTGGtcaagtgttgtgtgtgtgtttgtgcttgctTTACCTGTCAGGGTGCATGCCCCAGTGTACCAAGACATGCTTGTCTTTCCGCATGACAGGACGCATCCATTCATCTAAAAACAGATGTGtatacaaaatgtatttaagcTAAGTGGTAGGCATCataacatcagcaaacacatatacacatacaaacTTTAACTAACCTTCCTCTGTCGAGGGAGGGCAGGGGTATATGTGATGACTGGCAAGCGTTCTGTCCTCTGTAACAGTACCCTGCAGGGGGACAAACTGTGAATCAGTAGCACTGAAATCCAACTACTGTATCAGAGCTACATACATTTAGTCTCACTCTGAGCTACAAATAATCTTCTACTTATTTGCAGTACTTTACCTGATGTTTGGTGATGATGCCAGTTAGTCTGCCGACCAGATCCTGATCCAGTGTAGGGTCCAGATATACGACAGGCAATGACATGCAGTTGTTCTGTTGTGACAAATATTCAAGTTCGTGAAGGAACAGTccttggtgtgtatgtgtgtgcagttGTGTGTATTGAGATTTGCAGTTTTCACCTGGATCAGTGCTTTTTCAATTGTACCAAACATCTCCACGTTCCTCTCAGTCCTTGATGGATTCTGTAAGTCAAACCTTCGCCTGTGTGAAAATAGGTAGAGAACAAAGAGATATTAAGGACACAGGTGGAAGCAAATGAGATCTGTTAGGGATCATATTAGGAAACTACCCACCAGCCCTGATCAAACTTGAACTTGTAAGCTGTGCCAAGAATGTGGCAGAGTCCATCACCTGGTCGCAAGTCAAGGAAGCACTGTGCCTGTAGAGAAATCAACAAGGTTTTCTTGTGGGTTTGGGTCATGGACATGAACAACTTTCATTATttgggtgttgttgttgtttttaatcctCTTCACTATTAAGTGTCACGCATACTTAGAGGCAAGCATTTGCTTCCACAGTTTTAAACTCATCAATCAATAATCAGTCTACTACTACTTTAATAGTGAAAGTACACTACAAAGTGAGGCACTTACAGCGACTTACAAGCCAATTCTATCAGGCATTTTAAAGTCACTTGTGACGACAATTAGATAGACAGTGAGAGATAGACTCACAGGCAGCTTGGTGAGTGCAGGGCTGGTAGCTTGTCGGCCAAATGCATCCTCTTGGAACTGGAGAAGCTGCAGGGTGACTGCAGCCAGGACCTGGCAAGATGGGGCATCCGCCAGAACATACTAACAAATAGAGAGGGTTTGAAATTAGATAGGAGTAGAATTTTTATTTATCGTGCCACTCAATACTCTATTATATACACAAGCTTAGGGCTGTATTTACATGTGATACGACTGCGCTAGATTTGCACTTCACGTTTGTATATCTTTCCTTTTGTGCAGGGTCCGCTGACTTAATTTCTCTATATCTAGACAGCCAGTGTGAACACGTAACCGTATGTTTACGCTGTAACCCACTGGGCTTGCTAACAGGGAGGGGGAGCGGCTAGCATCTTGCTTAGCTTCCTGGTCGGCTAACTACCTTTTTGTAGTGCTTCCCGATCCACTGTCTCACCACTTCCAGCTGGGCTAAAGTATCCGGACTCTCCCAAAACCTAGCGGAcgggctgctgtctttttttcgGTGTGCAAATGCACCGGGGGTGGCTTGGCTTGTCCCGGGAATCCCGAGGTTTGTTCCTCCGGACATTGTGGTCGTAATAAAACGTAATTATTTTTCAAACGTGAGAACAAAACTGGCTAGCGCCCTCGCTAGCGTTTGCGTTCTCGTGTTCCCTCGCGAGAACGCAAACGCAATTTAGCGTAAGgttttttcaaattaattaaaatttaactGTCATTATTCAGTGTTGTGGCTTTATTTGCGCGTGTTCTTTGCTGATTTTTTATATAGAGGAAAATTAGATATTATCGTGTTTACAGAGGAATACACACGTTTGTTACTAGCCGAgaactttattttgaagtaCAAGGAAGGAACTGcgcaacacagaaaaacactcgAGCAAGTAAAGAGAAGAAAGTGTCATTGGTTAGTAAAACTCGTAAACATTTACTGCTCTACTAAATACGGCTGATTCTGGATGTCATTTGTCGTCAGTTACTCATAGTTTTATGTTGCAATAACTTCCGATGAGTCTTAATTTTCCAGCCGACAGTCTCTGTGTCTCTTACTTCACATTGGAGCGAACTGTGACTCCTGTCATTTTCTGGCAGTTACCTTCCGTTTATTGCATGATTGCACAGAAACTGTCTTTCGTGCATTTTAACCATCGTGAGTACCATTATCTTATACATCATCTCACTCTAGGAACTCGTCCACGCCCTGAGATGTAATGGGTGTCCATGGTCTGACGACCTTTGTAGAGGGGAACAGACACTTCCTACAAGATGTGAAGTTTAGGGACAGTCGGCTCGTTATCGATGGCTGCAGTCTTTATTTCCGCCTGTACTTTAGCCACGGATTGGATCAGCTGCACGGAGGGGACTACGATGCCTTTGCTTCCCTGCTCGCCCAGTTCCTCACTGCACTGGCAACCTGTAACATCCAGCCATATGTGGTTCTGGATGGAGGTAAAGATGCTTTATACAAGGCCGTCAAGTTAGGATGTTTCAAGTATGTACTTTTctagacatttaaaaaaggggACAGCTtacattatttctttttctttttattctttttctttttttttttaagttctctGTATTTGGGTACAACATCATCTAATATCTTCAATTTAAGTACTCACCTCATTTAGTAAACATTCCCCTTAATTTCAATAGGACATCTTAACTTCAGTCATCTTTATATTGCTTTTCATTGTAATAACAAATAGGTCTGCTTATTAAATCATTATATCATTGAActatattagattttttttatcctttaccTTTTCATGAATGCTTTTCTTGCTTATATCTTTAATCTGCACAAACCTAAAGCAAAAACCACTTTTCACATTAAATAATGCTATAACACCTGCAAACATCTGTTTTCctatctttttattattattagggatGGACCCCAGTAACAAGAAGTTTGATACTCTACGCCAGCGCCTGCAGTCCAAGATAAAAGAGGCAGACAACCTCTCTCACGGCCGCAATGGCTCTGTTCTCCCCATTCTTACAAGAGACGTCTTCATTCAGGTCCTCATCCAGAGTGGAGTCCCGCTCATCCAGTGTCCAGCTGAGGCTGACTGGGAGATTGCGTGCTTGGCACAAGAGTGGAAATGCCCAGTGCTGACAAATGACAGTGACTTTTATATCTTTGACCTTCCAGGTGTGGATAGTCTCTGGACTTTAACATAGATGCAAAATAGCTCTTTGGTGGTAACAGTATTTTGCAGTATGTATTTTCTCATGTGGTATCTATCTCAATTGTTTTCTGATCTTAGGAGGTTATCTGCCATTCCGTTTTTTCCAGTGGACCAACCTTAACGGTAAAGCCTCGCAACGCTACATCTTAGCTCGCTGCTACACCACTGCAGGCCTGTGTCGCATGTTCGGGGGCATGAACCCCGAGTTGCTCCCTTTATGTGCTGTTCTGACTGGAAATGACTACGGAACTCCAAAAGATACTGAAACCCTTCTTTCTCTGTTAGATGCAAGTCTGTTAAGGAGAGGTGGCGGCAGGGGTAAAGGTAGATCACCCCCTTCTCGTATTGAAGGCCTCCTTCTTTGGCTGTCCTCTTTTAAAACTGTGACTGAGGCCTTAGAAGAAGTGAGCAGCCTAATGGGGGAGGAAGCTTGTAAGGGCAAAAGAGGGCAGAAGGGTGGTCTCGCATCCAGGCTGCTGGCATGTATGCAGGAGTACCATATCAAGGCTCCGAGCTCTGTGGCCCGCTGGTTTTCTGGAGGTAAGGCATTTCAGGGAGGGCAGACCTCTGGGCCGGCACAGCTGCCGGAGTGCCTGTCGACAGCAGCACTTCAGGGTCGGCTTCCTCCCTTGGTGCTTGATGCTTTGGTGATGCGCAGGGTCCTTCTCATCCCGCAGGTGGAAAACAGTAAACTAGCTAGCAGCCACTGTAGTTCTAGAGCCATTCGGCAGGCTGTATATGGGATATTACTGCACAGATCTCAAGATAATGTAACTGAAGGAAGAGTTGGTGGTACACAGTCAATGAAGGGGCCAGGAGGTGAAATACAAGATATGAGGAtgcaagaaaacagacagggaatgAGAGGTGGGAGAGGACGAGGAGGAAGGGGGTGTGGAGGTAGGGGTCAGAGCATAAATGCAGCATTCAGCAAGGAACAAGCAGCTGGGTCATCAACAGTCCAGGCTCAGGGCGCTCCCATTTCTGTGGAAGAGTATGATCGCTTGGACCTGAACTTGAAGAAGATGGAAGTGGAGGCAGTCCCACTCAGAAACCATGTACACCTGGCTGGACTTGGTCAGGTAAACATTTTTCAGAGTCagtatttgttttgcatttgtctGGAGTTAGAAGTTTTCCACATGATCTGATTgtatttttcaatatttttgttCCAGGCTCCTGCAGCAGTCCGACTTGGTGCCCTGTTACAAGTTTTGGGCGTGAACCAGTCAGCCTTAGTTTCCGTTCCTTTCCACCTGCAGCTGCCTGTAGCTGTGACAGGATTCTGGTTTCGAGAGGCCACACCGACACCCTCACAGCCCCAGGTGCAAGCTTTGGTCCTAGGCATGGTTTATGGAGAGGTCTTCTTGAACACACAGCTTGGAGCTATCCACTATCAACACACTGGTTAGTTGGATTGTATCCCTCCTGGTTTCTTCGACATGGTTAAAAAGACTAATATGCCTTAGTAACATGCCaacctttcatttttcttgccATTACCTAAAAGCTTGTATTTGCTTTCAACACTGCAGTCCCGCAGCCAAACTGGGCTCTGGAACATAAAGTGTGTGCAGGGCTGGATCGACAACGTGTGAGACCAGGTGAGAGACGGGGAGTAGATATTGGAATGGCTCACAGTTTCAGCCAATGGCAGGCCTGCCTTTGGAGTGCACTTTGTCTAAATCAGCtactgctgctgccgctgccaGAACCTCATCTCTCATGGTAAGTACTGTATGTCAGGGACatacagtaaaagaaaatgGTACTCTGTATGCATTAGAACTAGAGGTGCAACCAACAAACAGGAGCTGGCAAGGAAAAAGAGAATTATCTCTAGATTTACATGTAGAAAGCTTTAATTACATTTGAAGTGAGTTTGGGGTTTTTCTGCTAAGCTTACACAAATGGGATGataataattatattatatGTGTCCACAGTTATACCACGATGGTAAAGAGTATTTTTTTAGAGTACATTTTTGCATCTTTGTTGCCTTGTTCtcactccctctgtctctcaggTTGTTCAGTGGTACGCTGGTGCACGGCCTCGTCAGGTATCTGAAAGGAGGCCGAAATGCTGAGTCTCTGCTGCCTGGGGGATCTTTGTCTGCGCAGCTCTACTCCTCCCTGCTGAATGCTATGAGGAACTGCAGTTCCAAAGCCACTCACTCATCCTCAGAATCAGGAAGGAGGGGGAGAGGCAGAGGgcagggagggagaggaagaggaagaggaagaagagggagaggtggaagaggtggaagaggaagaggagctcagggaggggggagagatgCTAATGAGATAAACAACCGGTTTGCTCTCCTTATGAGCGAGGAAGAGtctgatgatgacgatgaggaTTATTGATAGGGAGACAGAAAAATTAACAGATGGATAAAAAACACTTGCTCGGGGGCCAAATTAAGGAAGGCCAGTCAGTGGTTTACAACAGTTGCTCAGGGAAAAATGACAGCTCTTaatgtttaccactgtgtatGTTGCACTAATTTAACTTCCTCTAGTCATAATGTTTAATTGTGCATTGCCATCTTGAGTAATGTCTGTAAAGACATACGTTCATATCAGAACatcagtttttccacaaattACACAATTTTAGCATCATTATGCATC contains the following coding sequences:
- the aste1b gene encoding protein asteroid homolog 1, with amino-acid sequence MGVHGLTTFVEGNRHFLQDVKFRDSRLVIDGCSLYFRLYFSHGLDQLHGGDYDAFASLLAQFLTALATCNIQPYVVLDGGMDPSNKKFDTLRQRLQSKIKEADNLSHGRNGSVLPILTRDVFIQVLIQSGVPLIQCPAEADWEIACLAQEWKCPVLTNDSDFYIFDLPGGYLPFRFFQWTNLNGKASQRYILARCYTTAGLCRMFGGMNPELLPLCAVLTGNDYGTPKDTETLLSLLDASLLRRGGGRGKGRSPPSRIEGLLLWLSSFKTVTEALEEVSSLMGEEACKGKRGQKGGLASRLLACMQEYHIKAPSSVARWFSGGKAFQGGQTSGPAQLPECLSTAALQGRLPPLVLDALVMRRVLLIPQVENSKLASSHCSSRAIRQAVYGILLHRSQDNVTEGRVGGTQSMKGPGGEIQDMRMQENRQGMRGGRGRGGRGCGGRGQSINAAFSKEQAAGSSTVQAQGAPISVEEYDRLDLNLKKMEVEAVPLRNHVHLAGLGQAPAAVRLGALLQVLGVNQSALVSVPFHLQLPVAVTGFWFREATPTPSQPQVQALVLGMVYGEVFLNTQLGAIHYQHTVPQPNWALEHKVCAGLDRQRVRPGERRGVDIGMAHSFSQWQACLWSALCLNQLLLLPLPEPHLSWLFSGTLVHGLVRYLKGGRNAESLLPGGSLSAQLYSSLLNAMRNCSSKATHSSSESGRRGRGRGQGGRGRGRGRRGRGGRGGRGRGAQGGGRDANEINNRFALLMSEEESDDDDEDY